DNA sequence from the Sceloporus undulatus isolate JIND9_A2432 ecotype Alabama chromosome 4, SceUnd_v1.1, whole genome shotgun sequence genome:
taaaaagcGGCGTccaaccggatcatttctgcagtgcggatgctgccTTCATAGAGGCTGAACTTTCAGCGCCTCCATGCTCGGGAAGTCTGGGAAGTGATGTTTTGTAAAACACTGAGCTTTCTCTGTCTTGTGCTCCAACCGAcgacaactcccaggattccagagcgtggagccagggcagtaaaaaaGTGGTctccaaccggattatttctggagtgcggaTGTGGCCGTAGAAGCAGCCTTGGCTGGGGGAAACCTCttgaaaggcagacaccaccttctccttctcctcctccctcttctccctcttgtccttcctctcctcctcctcctcctcctccttatttctGCAGGTGGATTGGATTTATTATGTAAGGTTCCCTGCTAGGAAAAAAAAGGCGGGGAAAAGAACAGttggcctgcatccacactggagaaataacccggtttggcagcgctttcaCTTtttctggttcaaggctatggaattctgggagttggagtttgttgtggggcccagaggggATCCTTGGGGATTCTTTGAGAGAGCAAGGCGGGAAGGGAAAAGGCcttgtccgggaaaaggagggcgcTGGTCCCGAGGAAGGTCCTTGACTCCTCTTTCTACCCAAACAGGGCAGTCTTGGCGGGCGCTGACGGCGGAGGAGAAGCGTCCCTTCGTGGAAGAGGCCGAGCGGCTCCGTCTGCAGCACATGCGGGACCACCCCCACTACAAGTACCGCCCGAGGCGGAGGAAGCAGGTCAAGCGCCTCAAgaggggcggcggcggcggggcagAGGGCGGCCCCGAAGGGAGCAgcgccttcctggcctcccaggGCCCCCCTCATCCTCTGGGGCTCCAAGGAGGAGAGCCGGGGCCCCTCTGCGAGGGCTTGGGGCTGGCCTTTTCGGAGCCCTACGCCGGGGGCTTCCCGTACCGAGACTGCGGCCCTCTCTCGCTGCCTGCCTTCGGGGGCTACAACCTCCCCACCCCGGAGCCCGACTCGCAAAGCGGGGCTTGCGGGGAGCCGGCCTTCTTCCCCGCTCCGTCCGAGGAAGCCTCGGGGGCTCTGCTGGGGCCGCCCTACGGCTACCCGACGCCCCCCCGGGGCCGAATACCCCTGCGGCGGAGCCCCCCAGCAGTACCCCTTCTTCCGAGGCCGCTTCCCGGTCCCTCTGGAGCCCCCTCCGCCTTCCTGCCGTCGAGGCGGGGAGCCTCCTCTCGAGCCCCTGCCGGCCCCCGACGTCGAGCTCCTGGCCGAAATGGACCGGGCCGAGTTCGAGCAGTACCTGCCCTCCTTCGCCGGACGGACCCCCGAGATGGCTCTCCCCTTCCCGGGACACGAGGGCCCCGACGCCGCCTATTACTGCCCCAGCGCCagcgccggaggaggaggaggaggaggaggaggcagcgctTACCCGGAGCTCTGAGGCCCTCGAGGACACACctcagaaataatccgctttcaGGCCGCTtgaactgccccggctcaatgctaggcaatgcTGGGAAGCGTCCTTTTTGTGAGACGACGGGGGCGGACTAAAAGAAAGGACAGTcgttgcccatagggagacactgAGGAATCCTTATCCATAGGGAAATACTGGGAATTACTTGCCCATATGGAGTCATTGGGgagtatttgcccatagggaaacattggagaatacttaTCCATTGGGAGACATTGGAAATGACTGGCCCATATGGAAATATAGGGAATTACTAGCCCATAGGGGGATATTGGGAATTACTGGCCCATAAggagacattggggaatacttgcccttAGAGAAATATTAGTAATTACTTTCCCATAGAGAaaaattggggaatacttgcccattggGAAACAGAGGACAcatctccaatgtttccctatgggcaagtactcccctatgtttccctatggagatgtattctccaatgattctctatgggcaagtatggtttccctatgggcaaggagtgccagtgttgccaacaagcctcgaagataattccccaaacgtttggccaaaactcactaaatcccccccccccatatctcaccaaatacttatttcaagttcaactctcaaaattaccattaaaaccaatcaccaaaatcacaccaaaggctttgaaaagtacccattttggtgtgaaagtcaccagattggcaacactgtgAAGGTCCCGAGACActgagtcttctctgccagagagagctctggtgccacaacagactataattcccagggttccctagcactgagccagggcagttcgaGCAGTCTTAAAccagattagttctgcagtgtgtcttttgGAGCCTTAGCAGCTTATTAAAGGAGCACAGCAGGCAAAGGAGAAGAGGTGTGGGTTTTCCCCCTCCTCATTCTCTTTCGTGAGGTGTGGTTTTAActcattctttttcctcctctggtTGTAAAACTGTGGGAGAGGGTGGTAGAAGTGTCCCATTTGTTAGGCTGAAATAACCCAGTTGGCACAAAGGACACTTTTACAACCCGAAGGGAATCTGACCACATTACCACACTctgctcttatagtgctgctattcccctttgactgctctggctgcctcctcctgttgcattctgaggcctaagagctctctggctgagaattctcaatgccccctcttaaactacaaatcccagaatgcaacaggaggcagccagatcaGTCAAAGTAGAACAGCAGCGCTATAAGTATGTAATGTGGTAATCTACAGTCATGtggagggaagaaaaacaaaacacatcttttcatttgcctgctgtgtttgtttaattatgtgataaggctcttggaCTAGAGCTGGGTCCCTgtgttatttttttggggggggatgctGCAAAAAGAGGGGAACAAAAAGGACAGATGGActcatttgcttttatttattgtaatttattgaCTGAGGGCAACCTCTTGAAAGACTCCctgctggaaaaagaaaaagaaactgagggGAAAGAACTGGCAGCAGGGTTCTTGGACTCTTTTTCTTTTGCCCCTTTCCACGAAAATCTCCTTGTCTTCTGAggcagaaataaaaattaatgtatcTTCCTGGCCACACACTTGGTGGATTTGGACCTGGGGTTTTTATACATCTgcttttttttgagggggggggaaggttatgggggttgtttgtttgttttgtacagAATGAGCTTGGACTTGGTTATCTCAATAAAAGTTTGACTTCGGAAACAGCTcgcgaataataataataataataataataatagaagaaggaCATAGGTGGTTGTATAGGCTAGCATTGTGCGGTGTGGTTCTTCTAGCATATTGtgcattaagaaaacaaagcaaaaatacgGTGTACTAACTTTTAAAGTACTAACTAATGGGGATGGGGAGATGGAAGacttcggtccaaaacacacggcaggaataatccagtttgagattgctttaactgctctgtttcaatactagggaattctgggaactgtagttttattagACATtgacccttctctctctctgagagagagctctggtgccacaagaaaactacagtttccaggattctctagccttgagccagggcagttaaagtggtctcaaactggatggtttctgtagtgtgttttgggccatgcACTGCAATCGTATTCCAGGGGACACAGAAATAGAGGGTCTTTCCAGGTaagtacaacaacatctgcaAAAGAGTGAtgatctttattggccaacctaaatgcacaaatatatcacccaagctttcgaagctccactggctttttcatcaggctaaagacacctgcattttaaaatcatacGAGTCACAGGCAGTCAGATTTCATCtgcattagcaacagaaaaagttACTTGCCTTGAGACCCAGGCTGTgctaaggtgcatctacactgtaaaaataatgcagcttggcaccactttaacccaCCAAgcctccattctacagaatcctgggatgtgtagttttgtgagaattcTTTGGCAGGGATGGCAAAATacctacagatcccagcatcccataggaTAGACATACAGGactgtaaagtggtgtcaaaccaccttatttctgcagtgtagatgcacccttaggtAAGTGGTGCACTCCAGAGTAAGCAGGTACAGTATAGGATTAGGTTGAATCTTCTTGAATTGCAGGCCTTGGAAActaatccttttaaaaattttatgTCACTTCATGCCAGGGTAATGAACCCCTAAAGCAGATGTGAAAAAGTGTCTGAACTGCTTCCACACACTGAGCAAGCAAGCCCAAGGAGTTTATATACTGTGGTTATATTTGATGCCACAACATGATAGAGACAGAATTTGATGTGAAATGTAATTCCTGTGGCACCATAAGAACTTCAAATGAATTTAGCTCTTCAGCCATGCAGCTGGGGTCAATAAAAAAGTTCCATACATTGTGAAAACTAAGTACTGTACAAGCAAAAGATGTTCCTACATTTGAGTAACATAGTCCCATAGGAATTTGTTGAATGCTGCAATACAATTACCCCcaaattcaaaaatatattaaaatcctGATCTGTATGAAATTGGGTTG
Encoded proteins:
- the SOX17 gene encoding LOW QUALITY PROTEIN: transcription factor SOX-17 (The sequence of the model RefSeq protein was modified relative to this genomic sequence to represent the inferred CDS: deleted 1 base in 1 codon), encoding MSSPDAGYASSEDQGRCPLPAPVMMQCQWAECEGKGKGEAVGTAGDPGQPGTPGRAKGEARIRRPMNAFMVWAKDERKRLAQQNPDLHNAELSKMLGQSWRALTAEEKRPFVEEAERLRLQHMRDHPHYKYRPRRRKQVKRLKRGGGGGAEGGPEGSSAFLASQGPPHPLGLQGGEPGPLCEGLGLAFSEPYAGGFPYRDCGPLSLPAFGGYNLPTPEPDSQSGACGEPAFFPAPSEEASGALLGPPYGYPTPPGAEYPCGGAPQQYPFFRGRFPVPLEPPPPSCRRGGEPPLEPLPAPDVELLAEMDRAEFEQYLPSFAGRTPEMALPFPGHEGPDAAYYCPSASAGGGGGGGGGSAYPEL